One Candidatus Zixiibacteriota bacterium DNA segment encodes these proteins:
- a CDS encoding GWxTD domain-containing protein codes for MLSKLYCLFHWWTVFILLFLASAGVTAQAVFPDHNAISKPDIQVDYAQFRSETEGMIRLEIYYRIFNKNLLFVKKDNSYQANFEINVTVSDNDNRQVTAQSRTRSFAAASYEKTISERDFQVSQINLDLPSGKYKVECVLTDQNSQQSSRKNFKLDLNKYDRKTPQISGVEFVSLVDTVFHDSLFLKGDKTMIPAVGRDFGGDSAAAVLYYQELYQGTDEREDVFIETQVLDYKLNTVYRDTLTSRFDSDIIRQIRKITLSGLKAGQYSLDIVLRGRRGRIIDNVRESFNLHWSPDALVRHDFDKAVTQLKYIASDAEMKAFKNAPNSEEKLKLWNEFWYSRDPTPGTRENEIKREYYRKIEFANRYFSIMRKEGWLTDRGRIYITYGEPDQIEDFPFELDRKAYQIWHYFQTDRVRRFLFVDDWGDGDYRLQYPYDGIYR; via the coding sequence ATGTTAAGTAAATTATATTGTCTTTTCCATTGGTGGACAGTTTTTATCCTCCTCTTCCTGGCATCTGCAGGGGTAACAGCCCAGGCAGTTTTCCCCGACCACAACGCTATCTCCAAGCCCGATATCCAGGTCGATTATGCCCAGTTTCGCTCTGAAACGGAGGGGATGATTCGTCTGGAAATTTATTACCGCATATTTAACAAGAATCTCTTGTTCGTCAAGAAGGACAATAGCTATCAGGCGAATTTTGAAATAAATGTTACAGTCAGCGACAATGATAATCGTCAGGTCACCGCTCAGAGTCGGACCCGCAGCTTTGCAGCCGCTTCTTACGAGAAAACGATTTCCGAGCGAGATTTTCAGGTAAGCCAGATTAATCTGGATTTGCCGTCGGGAAAATACAAAGTGGAGTGCGTTCTCACCGACCAGAATTCGCAGCAATCAAGCCGGAAGAATTTCAAGCTCGACCTGAATAAGTATGACCGGAAAACGCCCCAGATCTCCGGGGTCGAATTTGTCTCTCTGGTTGACACCGTTTTTCATGACTCACTTTTTCTCAAAGGGGACAAAACCATGATTCCGGCCGTCGGTCGTGATTTCGGCGGCGATTCCGCGGCGGCGGTCTTATATTACCAGGAATTATACCAGGGAACCGATGAAAGGGAAGATGTTTTCATCGAAACCCAGGTTCTGGATTACAAACTGAATACCGTTTACCGTGACACTTTGACCTCGCGGTTCGATAGCGATATTATCAGGCAGATACGGAAAATTACTCTCTCTGGATTGAAGGCGGGGCAATATTCTCTGGACATAGTCCTCAGAGGACGGCGGGGGCGGATTATAGACAATGTCAGAGAATCCTTCAATCTGCACTGGTCGCCGGACGCCCTGGTCCGTCACGACTTTGATAAGGCGGTTACCCAGTTGAAATATATCGCCAGTGACGCGGAAATGAAGGCGTTTAAAAATGCCCCGAATTCGGAAGAAAAACTCAAACTCTGGAACGAGTTCTGGTATTCCCGCGACCCTACCCCGGGAACCAGAGAGAACGAAATCAAGCGGGAATATTATCGAAAGATCGAATTTGCCAACCGGTATTTCTCCATCATGAGAAAGGAGGGCTGGCTTACCGACCGGGGCAGAATCTATATCACTTACGGCGAACCCGACCAGATTGAAGATTTTCCCTTCGAACTGGACCGGAAAGCCTATCAGATCTGGCACTATTTCCAGACCGACCGTGTCAGGCGATTTCTCTTTGTGGACGATTGGGGCGACGGTGATTATCGCCTGCAGTATCCATATGATGGTATATATCGTTAG